Within Bombus fervidus isolate BK054 chromosome 3, iyBomFerv1, whole genome shotgun sequence, the genomic segment gtgaaaatatacatacataatataaaattgctttCTTAAGTTTTCAAATATTGTTAACAcagttatatatttcatagttAAATATGTGAATATCAAATGTgcattaacaaatttttattagatatttattaGTATTACTATCAATATTCTAACAAAGGAGGTAATTATATGTTAGTAtcatagaagaaaattttaattaagatcAAATTAAGATAACAACAGACTTCTATGTAAGTCAGGAAACATCCTTTACTAGGTATATAACTTGATacatttgttaatttcttttaaaaacatGATACaatcaattattataaatcattaaaaatttgatttaaaagcTATTTTCTCTTCTATTTATGCTTTAAGCTATTGATATATATCTTTTGgtttttgttacaaaatattgtaaattacatCATTGAACGAcgattattattctatttttacatCATTTGTAATGCATTTAATCTTGCCTTTTCGTCAAATCGACATTTGTTACATTAAGTaacatatagtaatatgtaatatataatacgaatattttcatatttcttcgcTTCATAGAACTcagatatttattaacaaaagtagaaagataatattatactaGGCAAAATCTAAAAGAACATTTCAATTGAATAAGTAGAGATTTCTAAATTAAGcattttttctactttttacatatatttttatcataataaattatgtCTCTAGTtctctaatatttaaatttctcgaGAAAAGGATAGTATCAAGTGATTCTTACAAAGCTAAATGTCCGttagtattttaaatacaggactttttataaaataataattgtcaaacaaatgtttttatttctttatgaaaTTACGATACTTTAAATgtctatttataatatattacaatataccTGCTACTTTGAACCATTCATAAAATTGAATCTCTtcaattcaaattttctaactttatgaataaatttcatacaagCGCCAAATTTTATATCTAAAATTATCTTACATTTTAGTGTTCCAATATCTTATCCATTGTGTTACTgccaaaagaaagaaaaacaaaaaaaaaaccaaaACACATTTTGTAAGATTTGATCTTACATaagatttatgaaaataatatcttaTTTAGTGAAATCATcaaaaaatagattaaaaatgcagtactattttttatatcacaTTTGAAGAAATAGGAATTTTTTTACAGAGTTTGGTTTTTCAGCCTCCTTTCTTTACAAGACATGTGCaactgtatttttcttttaccaaTGATCacaacaataaatataaaatataagaaaagatGCACATTGTAAGAGTAAGAAAGATTTACACAATTCAGCTGAGAGacacataaattttaataatttaagcttttcttcttcatgtagataaatataaacgaTGATAATCATTAGCTCCAAAAGCGCAATTACATTTTGGACATTTTCGTTGCCTAGTCTCATATCGTGTACGTAAACAATCCCAACAAAATACGTGAAAACATTTTGTTAGAACCGCATCTTTACGTTTAACTTTACAAGAAGGACAAGTAAGTGTTTCCTTATATTCTCGAAGCTCCTCAGCCATTACTTCATCCAATGTTTCAGCaagttctattttcttcattctTTCAACTTTACGTCTCAATTGAGCTATTTCTTCCTATAATGAGATATAGCAGTGTTAGCAATAacttgaataaaataattttcatcctGTAACATttcctataaaatatataaaatatattacttgaGGTGTTAATATTACCTGtaatctttttgttttatatgcTTCTGCTTCCAAAGAACTAGTTTTCTCAGCTACAACTTGTTGTGCTTCTTTCATTTGAGAATGGTATTTTTCTACATAACAttcaaaagatatttttataaaacaattacaAGTATCATTACATAAATTTCTTACCAAGATGAAGTTTTAAATCAGCTGCAGACTGGGCACTTTCGATAGCTTTTCTTTTATGCATTTCCATTGCCTGTTGCCTCAAAGCCAATTCTTTTTCAACAGTAGCAAGGGAATTTTGTAAAAGGCGCTCCTTCTCTTCTAATTTACGAACGACGACATTAGCAGCTTCAACTTGAGTTGTTAATGTAGAAACTTGTTCTTTTAGAACATCTTTCTCCTCTCTAGCTAATTTGTGTAATTGAttacttttaattctttcCGTCATAAGTTTAAAATTTGCGTCGTCTTTTTCACGTAACTGTTGAATTAGCCTAGAATTCTGTTCTTGCATGTCTTCAAAAGCTTGCCCAGTTACCTCCATTTCGTTCAAAAGAGCCTCCTCCTCCTGAAACCACACACAATTCTGTTTAGCATTACCGATAGTTCAacagttttaaataaaattcgtattttatagaatttatcaaatatataaagttaccTGCTTTTGAGAAGCAACTTGACGCTGAAGAGTGTATGCTTGTTCTTCTAGTTTCTTAATCTTTATTTGCGCATCTTCATCTGCCAACTTTTTACGCTCTTCTCTTTTACTTTCCTGAAAATATAAgcttattcataaaattttaaaaaagataaaagattcGCAATTAAAAGTCTACTTGCACAAATACctgaattttctttatctgTTGGCGTAATTCATCTAATTCTGCTCTCGTTTTCCGTTCAGCTGCCATTAATTGCACTTTATCTCTTTGTTCTTTTCcaacacctttgtacatgtctaataataatttcatttctttcatttcattcaCAGCCTTTCTGTAATTAGAATGATCAAATGTAAATTATGATagtgattaatttaaaatagtatATGGACATATGACATACTTTAGTTGCGCTTTCAGATCTCTAACAAGTTCTGATTCCGCTACTTTCGTGTCTTTGGCACGATGAGCAGGATCGCGATGTTCGGTTTTGACAGCTTCcttctttatatctttttcgcgtttaatatctttttctttctttaaagtTGGAGATGTTAATGTCAAAGAATCTGGAGTACCTTTGTTTCCTTCCCCTTCTCCAACTTCGATAGtttctacttcttcttctccAGATTCTCTTTTTATTGAAACTCCACTCTCTTCCTTTATCTATATTAACATAAAAGCTATCTAACTCCCAGaaacttatttttataacgCACTTTGGAAATATAAGTTCCTTtaaaggaattattttacCTGTGTAGAACCTGGAAGAGAATTTGATGCATCTTCCTCTTTTCCACTGCCATCTGAATTATTCCCTTCTTTGTTCTCCTGGGATGTTTGTTGGCCCAACTTCGTCGTTAGTTcctcaatttctttctttagcTACGACAAAGCACGGATATCAACTGTAAATACTTTCATTCTTTTGTTAATACACTCTccttaaataatttgaaatcaatGATATACATACTTTCGGTATTTCTGATGAAGCTTCTTTGTACTTCCGTTTATAACGATGAACCTCGCCTTTAAGCTGTTGATTGTGATTTTGCAAAGATGTGATCAAATGTCTCATTTCTCGATTTATCGGTCCTGTTTGCTCGTTTGCAGCTAAATTTTGTTCAAATTCAATTCTTAACATTTCatattcttttcgtaattgAGCCAAAACATCTTCCAATTGTATGCATTCTCCACGTAGTTTTTTTTGTGCCATCAATTCTTCGCtctgaaaatattaacaaatagatattatttttatataattttataatgaaagaaaaataaataaaataaaatgcacTTGCCTCCATCATTTCAATATGCCGTAAGTGAGCGTTTTTACTGGATTGCAGTTGCTGACGAGCATCATCTAATTGTGTTTTCAATTGCATTGATTCATTGTATAATACAGAAAATTGTGATTGTAAACATTTGTATTCAGTCGTCTCAACAATTACCGATTCTGGAAGTTGTCGTATCTGcaaatataagatattttcGAAGTGAAAATAACATTTGATCACAATATCAAATAGGTTTCCACCCAATTTTTC encodes:
- the Bre1 gene encoding E3 ubiquitin-protein ligase Bre1 isoform X2; amino-acid sequence: MSKRLADSGDSGSQPPIKKVQFEPILIGPISTLEEMDMKVLQFQNKKLAQRLEQRHRVEAELRQRIEQLEKRQMQDDAVLNVVNRYWNQLNEDIRVLLQRFDAETADESENKNESEATTSFLMQLSSWDKEELDDKLANRVQVSKRAVSKVVQAFDRLSQRNEKITLALKGEFDGDEAPNIDEVVRRANSEIQMENRNLQAINIQLHEKYHTISLKMSELQDTITGKDTLAAELRNQVDDLQYELNKVRARNDKLEHHLGEAIEKLKAFQQIHGTDEKGSNKPNTLVASSVSQTKLEDLQRELEETRELANNRLQELDKLHQQHRDALKEVEKLKMDIRQLPESVIVETTEYKCLQSQFSVLYNESMQLKTQLDDARQQLQSSKNAHLRHIEMMESEELMAQKKLRGECIQLEDVLAQLRKEYEMLRIEFEQNLAANEQTGPINREMRHLITSLQNHNQQLKGEVHRYKRKYKEASSEIPKLKKEIEELTTKLGQQTSQENKEGNNSDGSGKEEDASNSLPGSTQIKEESGVSIKRESGEEEVETIEVGEGEGNKGTPDSLTLTSPTLKKEKDIKREKDIKKEAVKTEHRDPAHRAKDTKVAESELVRDLKAQLKKAVNEMKEMKLLLDMYKGVGKEQRDKVQLMAAERKTRAELDELRQQIKKIQESKREERKKLADEDAQIKIKKLEEQAYTLQRQVASQKQEEEALLNEMEVTGQAFEDMQEQNSRLIQQLREKDDANFKLMTERIKSNQLHKLAREEKDVLKEQVSTLTTQVEAANVVVRKLEEKERLLQNSLATVEKELALRQQAMEMHKRKAIESAQSAADLKLHLEKYHSQMKEAQQVVAEKTSSLEAEAYKTKRLQEEIAQLRRKVERMKKIELAETLDEVMAEELREYKETLTCPSCKVKRKDAVLTKCFHVFCWDCLRTRYETRQRKCPKCNCAFGANDYHRLYLST
- the Bre1 gene encoding E3 ubiquitin-protein ligase Bre1 isoform X1, encoding MSKRLADSGDSGSQPPIKKVQFEPILIGPISTLEEMDMKVLQFQNKKLAQRLEQRHRVEAELRQRIEQLEKRQMQDDAVLNVVNRYWNQLNEDIRVLLQRFDAETADESENKNESEATTSFLMQLSSWDKEELDDKLANRVQVSKRAVSKVVQAFDRLSQRNEKITLALKGEFDGDEAPNIDEVVRRANSEIQMENRNLQAINIQLHEKYHTISLKMSELQDTITGKDTLAAELRNQVDDLQYELNKVRARNDKLEHHLGEAIEKLKAFQQIHGTDEKGSNKPNTLVASSVSQTKLEDLQRELEETRELANNRLQELDKLHQQHRDALKEVEKLKMDIRQLPESVIVETTEYKCLQSQFSVLYNESMQLKTQLDDARQQLQSSKNAHLRHIEMMESEELMAQKKLRGECIQLEDVLAQLRKEYEMLRIEFEQNLAANEQTGPINREMRHLITSLQNHNQQLKGEVHRYKRKYKEASSEIPKLKKEIEELTTKLGQQTSQENKEGNNSDGSGKEEDASNSLPGSTQIKEESGVSIKRESGEEEVETIEVGEGEGNKGTPDSLTLTSPTLKKEKDIKREKDIKKEAVKTEHRDPAHRAKDTKVAESELVRDLKAQLKKAVNEMKEMKLLLDMYKGVGKEQRDKVQLMAAERKTRAELDELRQQIKKIQESKREERKKLADEDAQIKIKKLEEQAYTLQRQVASQKQNCVWFQEEEALLNEMEVTGQAFEDMQEQNSRLIQQLREKDDANFKLMTERIKSNQLHKLAREEKDVLKEQVSTLTTQVEAANVVVRKLEEKERLLQNSLATVEKELALRQQAMEMHKRKAIESAQSAADLKLHLEKYHSQMKEAQQVVAEKTSSLEAEAYKTKRLQEEIAQLRRKVERMKKIELAETLDEVMAEELREYKETLTCPSCKVKRKDAVLTKCFHVFCWDCLRTRYETRQRKCPKCNCAFGANDYHRLYLST